A single window of Sebastes umbrosus isolate fSebUmb1 unplaced genomic scaffold, fSebUmb1.pri scaffold_106_arrow_ctg1, whole genome shotgun sequence DNA harbors:
- the cebpg gene encoding CCAAT/enhancer-binding protein gamma: MSRPSQAKLTTFDHNGVSVIQSQAHAAAASSSSVAGLQQVPQLVPADPSAGGGKALSPREMKKPHAEKDSDEYRQRRERNNLAVKKSRMRSKQKAQDTQQRVNELKEENERLEAKIKLLSKELSVLKDLFLEHAHNLADNVQPPAGAEGSSPAPNNASTNGQ; this comes from the coding sequence ATGAGCCGGCCGTCGCAGGCGAAACTAACCACATTCGACCACAACGGCGTGAGCGTCATCCAGAGTCAGGCCCACGCCGCCGCCGCTTCGTCCTCGTCCGTCGCCGGACTGCAACAAGTCCCCCAGCTCGTCCCCGCCGACCCTTCAGCCGGAGGCGGTAAGGCCCTCTCCCCCAGAGAGATGAAGAAACCCCACGCGGAGAAGGACAGCGACGAGTACCGCCAGCGCCGCGAACGCAACAACCTGGCGGTGAAGAAGAGCCGCATGCGCAGCAAGCAGAAGGCGCAGGACACGCAGCAGCGCGTCAACGAGCTGAAGGAGGAGAACGAGCGGCTGGAGGCCAAAATCAAACTGCTGAGCAAAGAGCTGAGCGTGCTCAAAGACCTCTTCCTGGAGCACGCTCACAACCTGGCCGACAACGTCCAGCCGCCCGCCGGCGCCGAGGGCTCCAGCCCCGCCCCCAACAACGCCTCCACTAACGGGCAGTGA